From Erwinia pyri, a single genomic window includes:
- a CDS encoding RNA polymerase sigma factor: protein MPPLTDQQIRDVLPHLQRFALWLTRNPHSAEDLVQGCLTKALSRWPGYRGEESLRAWLFAILYRQFIDGERRRKRYQRILGFFTGEEPAGDSAETLAIADETLQQFAQLSADARALLLLISVEGMSYQEAATALAIPLGTVMSRLSRARKQLHQHLDGQTPAVAFRRVK from the coding sequence ATGCCGCCGCTTACAGACCAACAGATCCGGGACGTCCTGCCCCATCTGCAGCGTTTTGCGCTGTGGCTGACCCGCAATCCTCACAGCGCCGAAGATCTGGTTCAGGGCTGCCTGACCAAAGCGCTCAGCCGCTGGCCGGGCTACCGGGGAGAGGAGAGCCTGCGGGCCTGGCTGTTCGCCATTCTTTACCGGCAGTTTATTGACGGTGAGCGGCGGCGCAAACGCTATCAGCGGATCCTGGGCTTTTTCACCGGTGAGGAGCCCGCCGGCGACTCTGCGGAAACGCTGGCGATAGCCGATGAGACTCTGCAGCAGTTTGCACAACTTTCTGCGGATGCCAGGGCACTGCTGCTGCTGATAAGCGTGGAGGGGATGAGTTATCAGGAAGCGGCGACGGCCCTGGCTATTCCGCTGGGAACGGTGATGTCACGCCTGTCACGGGCGCGTAAACAACTGCATCAGCATCTTGACGGGCAAACGCCCGCTGTCGCATTCAGGAGGGTAAAATGA
- a CDS encoding cytochrome b → MKQVTYFHPALRVLHWLMALAILAMLFIGVGMVSTVSSLHGLLVAIHKPLGVAILLLVVVRLVIRFTTAKPPLPDSIPGLQKAAAHLSHWVLYALILAQPLIGWAMLSAAGYPVTLGTGFLLPPIVPISNDLYALLRPLHTWVALILFITVMMHLAAALLHGLILRDGVFSSMTGSKRRG, encoded by the coding sequence ATGAAACAGGTCACCTATTTTCATCCGGCACTCCGCGTGCTGCACTGGCTGATGGCGCTGGCTATTCTGGCCATGCTGTTTATTGGCGTGGGGATGGTCTCTACCGTCTCCTCTCTGCACGGCCTGCTGGTGGCTATCCATAAGCCGCTGGGGGTGGCGATCCTGCTGCTGGTAGTTGTGCGGCTGGTGATACGCTTCACTACGGCGAAACCGCCTTTGCCTGACAGCATCCCCGGGCTGCAAAAAGCGGCGGCGCATCTCTCTCACTGGGTACTCTATGCGCTGATCCTGGCGCAGCCGCTGATTGGCTGGGCAATGCTGTCGGCGGCAGGATATCCTGTTACTCTGGGGACGGGTTTTTTACTGCCGCCGATCGTACCGATCAGTAACGATCTTTACGCACTGCTGCGTCCGCTCCATACCTGGGTTGCACTGATCCTGTTTATCACGGTGATGATGCATCTGGCCGCTGCGCTGCTCCATGGGCTGATCCTGCGGGACGGCGTGTTCAGCAGTATGACGGGTTCGAAACGCCGGGGATAA